Proteins from a single region of Sandaracinaceae bacterium:
- a CDS encoding aspartate-semialdehyde dehydrogenase: MPRQFKVAVVGATGAVGQEMLRVLEERNFPVGELVPVASARSAGKTVTFKGQEHTVVAISPEAFDGVELALFSAGGGTSLEWSPIAASKGALVVDNSSAWRRDPEVPLVVPEVNLDHAANRPKGIIANPNCSTIQMVVALKPIHDAARLKRVVVATYQAISGAGAQAVEAFRTQAREYGEGKDPKDITAGKLGDVLAGSLLMRWTPDAASGYQEEELKMVVETQKIFGDDTIRVSPTAVRVPVESGHSEAVTVETHEPMDAARARALLEKAPGVVVVDDFAAGVYPKPADAVGQDPVYVGRIRDDVGNPGGIQMWVVSDNLRKGAALNAVQIAEGVLIGPDAFKR; this comes from the coding sequence ATGCCTCGTCAGTTCAAGGTCGCAGTGGTCGGTGCCACCGGTGCCGTCGGTCAAGAGATGTTGCGCGTGCTCGAAGAGCGGAATTTTCCGGTCGGCGAGCTCGTGCCGGTCGCCTCGGCGCGGAGCGCGGGCAAGACTGTGACCTTCAAGGGACAGGAGCACACCGTGGTGGCGATCTCGCCGGAGGCCTTCGACGGCGTCGAGCTGGCGTTGTTCTCGGCGGGCGGCGGCACGTCGCTCGAGTGGTCGCCCATCGCGGCCAGCAAGGGCGCGCTGGTGGTGGACAACAGCTCGGCGTGGCGGCGCGACCCCGAGGTCCCCCTCGTCGTGCCCGAGGTCAACCTGGACCACGCCGCCAATCGGCCCAAGGGCATCATCGCGAACCCCAACTGCAGCACCATCCAGATGGTGGTCGCGCTCAAGCCCATCCACGACGCCGCGCGTCTGAAGCGCGTCGTCGTCGCCACGTACCAGGCCATCAGCGGCGCGGGCGCGCAGGCCGTCGAGGCGTTCCGCACGCAGGCGCGCGAGTACGGCGAGGGCAAGGACCCGAAGGACATCACGGCCGGCAAGCTGGGCGACGTCCTGGCGGGTTCGCTGCTGATGCGCTGGACCCCCGACGCGGCCAGCGGCTACCAGGAAGAAGAGCTGAAGATGGTCGTCGAGACCCAGAAGATCTTCGGCGACGACACCATCCGCGTGTCCCCGACGGCCGTGCGCGTGCCGGTGGAGTCGGGCCACAGCGAGGCTGTGACGGTGGAGACCCACGAGCCAATGGACGCGGCGCGTGCGCGTGCGCTGCTGGAGAAGGCCCCCGGTGTCGTCGTCGTCGACGACTTCGCGGCCGGCGTGTACCCCAAGCCCGCGGACGCCGTGGGTCAGGACCCCGTCTACGTGGGGCGCATCCGCGACGACGTGGGCAACCCCGGCGGCATCCAGATGTGGGTCGTCTCGGACAACCTCCGCAAGGGCGCGGCCCTGAACGCCGTGCAGATCGCGGAGGGTGTGCTCATCGGTCCCGACGCGTTCAAGCGATGA